A segment of the Streptomyces sp. L2 genome:
AACGGGAGATCCTGCGGGCCGTCCGCCGCGCCCTCCCCGACGTACCGGAGTGCCTCGCCGAGGGCGACGGCTACACCGTCCACAGCCATGTGGACGGCGGCACCCCACTCGCCCGCCTCTGCGCCGACGGCAAACCCGTCGGCGCCCTGTACCTGACCGCCGTCGCCGACCTGTTCGCCACCCTCGTCCAGGTGCGCGGCACCGCCCTCCCCCCGCTGCCCCCCGCGTGGCCCCGCAACCACACCGACTCCCAGGCCTTCCTGCGCACCCTCGCCCACCTCGCCGACCGCCAGGTCCGCCGCCCCAACTGGCCCCGTTTCGGCGGCCTGTTCACCGCCCTCGGGATCCCCGAGGACGCCCTGATCCGGCTCGCCGGCCGGGTCCCGGCGATGGCCCGGCGGCCGTACAGCCTGCTCCACGGCGACCTGCACCGCCACAACCTCCTCGTGCCGCCCGGCGGAGAACCGTCGCTGCTCCCCGTCGGCTGGGAGCCGGCCGGATACGGCGACCCCCTGCACGACCTCGCCGTCCACCTCGTCCGTATGCGCTATCCGGACCACCAGCGCGACGAGGTCGTCGATACCTGGGCCGACGCGGTGCGCCGGGTCCGGCCCGCGGCCGTCCACGGCCTGGCCCGCGACCTGCCGCACTATCTCGCCTTCGAACGCGCCCAGTCCGTCTACCCCGGCGTGATCCGGGCCGCCCAGTCGCTGGCCGACTCCCTCGACGAGCAGAGCCTCGACCGGGCCACGGCAGCAGTGCACGGCGCCCTCACGGCGGCCGCCGGACCCCTCGGCCTCGGCCGGGTGCCGGGCGAGCCGGAGATCGAACGCGTCCTGCTCCGCTGGCGGACCTCCGCCTGGGCGGCCCCCGCCACCAGCAACGGCCCCGCCCCCGGCACCCGTACCGGTACCAGCAACGGCCCCGCCCCCGCCACCAGCGACGGCCCCGCCCCCGCCACCCGCACCAGTACCAGCGACGCCCCCGCCCCCGGCACCCGTACCGGCACCAGCAACGGCCCCGCCCCCGGCACGATCACCGTCCGCTGGCGGCCCGACCGCCGCGTCCCCGAGCACCCCGACTTCCCCCACCGTGCCGTCCACGACGCCCTGCTCCGGGAGGGCGCCGCCCCCGCCGACCGCGTCTTCAAGGGCACCGCCCACCTCAACTCGGTGCTCCAGGTGCCCGGCGTCCCGTTCCCCGTCGTCGTACGCCGCCTGCTCCCCGGCGTCACCCGGCGCGAGCGCGGCCCCCTCAGCGAGCACGCCGTACTCCGCGCGATCGAACGCTCCGGCGCGGCGGTCGCCGCCCCCCGCGTCCTGGCCCTCGGCGAGAGCCACGTCCCCGACCTCCCCGGAGCCCGCGCCCACCCCGGCGACCGCTTCACCATCCACACCTACGAGGGCCCGCGCGACCCCGGCCGCGGGCCCGCGCACCCGGTGGGCGGGCTGCTCCCGCACGAGGCGGACGGCCTCGTCGACCAGCTCGCCGCGCTGACCGAGGTCGACCACGTCCAGGTCGACCCGGTCGCCGGCCGGCTCGGCTTCTACCACTGGCTCAGCGACCAGCTCGTCGCCCTCGTCGACGGCCTGCCCGCCGAGTCCCGCCGGCTCGCCCGCTTCCTGGGCCTGCCCGGCCCGCACCGGCTGCGCGAGATCCTCGCCCGGCACGACGTCACCCCGCGCGCCCCGGCCCTGCTGCACGGCGACCTCAACCCCTGGAACCTGGTCCGCCGCGACGGCGCCCTCGCCCTCACCCTCATCGACTGGGAGATGGCGCTGGTCGGCGACCCCCTCTACGACCTGGTCCGGCACATGCACCTCACCCCGACCCGGCCGGAGATCCGGGACCGCATGTTCCGCCGCTGGGAACGCACCCTGCCCGCCGGGCACACCCGCGACTGGCGGCACGACTGGCGGGTCTACCGCTGGATCGAGATCGTCCGCTCCGCCTACGTCGACCTCGACCGCCTGGTCACCGGGGCCGGCCTGGACGCCCCCAATGTGCGCCGCGCCCTGGAGTCGTACGCGATGACCCTGGCCGCCGCCACCGCCTCCCTCGGCCTGGCCGCCCCGCGCCGCAACCAGCCGCACCCGCTGTGGCCGGCGGGCGCACGGCACGCGACGCCCGGCGGACCGTAGGCTCGCCCCATGGGTGAGACGGCCATCGGCAGGACGGGCACGAGCAGCACAGGCACGGGCAGGACGGGCACGGGCGAGCCGGGCCTGCGCGAGCGCAAGAAGCAGCGGATGTACCAGGACGTGTCCGACATCGCCGTACGCCTGTTCCTGGAGCGCGGCTTCGACGCCGTGTCCGTGGCGGAGGTCGCCGCCGAGGCGGGCATCTCCAAGCCGACGCTGTTCCGCTACTTCCCCGCCAAGGAAGACCTCGTCCTGCACCGCATCGCGGACCACGAGACGGAGGCCGCCCGGATCGTCACCGCGGCCCCGGCCGGCCCGCTGGCCGCGCTGCGCCGCCACTTCCTCGACGGCCTCGACCGCGCCGACCCGGTCACCGGCCTCAACGACCACCCCCAGGTGCTCGCCTTCCACACCCTGCTCTACGGCACCCCCGCCCTGGTCGCGCGGGCGTACGGCCACCTGGAGCGCTCGGAGGCCGCGCTCGCCGAGGCCCTCGGCGGCGACCTGGACGCCAGGCTGGCCGCCGGCCAGATCATCGCCGTCCAGCGGATCCTGGCGCAGGACAACTGGCGGCGGATCGCGGCGGGGGAGGCGGTGGAGGCCGTACGTCCGGACGCGGTGCGGGCGGCTGAGCGGGCCTTCGACCGCCTGGAGGCGGGCTTCCCGCACCTGACCGCTTCTGAAACTGGGTAACTAATTTAACTCAGTCACGCTTTCTGGGTACGGTTGGCCTCATGACGTCAAGCCCACCCGTTTCCCCCGCAGCAGCGCTCCGCACCGAACGCGCGTACCACGACACCTGCCGTGGCGCCCTCACCGCGATGGTCGACGGCGCCGCCCACCAGGTCGTCACCGGCGAGGACGTCTCCGCCTCCGGCGCCGACGCCGAGGTCCTCGGCTACCAGCTCCGCAGCCGCGCCAAGGCCCTGCGCGAACTCCCCCCGGGCCCCCTGTTCTTCGGCCGCCTGGACTTCACGGACACGGACCCCGAGCACGGCGGCCAGAGCTACCACGTAGGCCGACTCCGCATCACCGAGGACCCGGCCGCCCCACCCCTCGTCGTCGACTGGCGGGCCCCCGTCTCCCGCGCCTTCTACCAGGCGAGCACCCGGACGCCTCAGGGCGTCGAGGTACGGCGCCGGTTCGGCTGGGCCCCGGGCAGTCGTGGCGACTCCGCCGACCTGACCGGCCTGGAGGACGAGCACCTCGCCGGTGCCGGCGAGGACCGGGACGGGCCCGTCAGCGAGATCGTCACCCAGGAGATCGAACGCCCCCGCGTCGGCCCCATGCGGGACATCGCCGCCACCATCCAGCCCGAGCAGGACGACCTCGTCCGGGCCGGCCTCGCCACCTCCGTCTGCGTCCAGGGCGCACCCGGCACCGGCAAGACCGCCGTCGGCCTGCACCGCGCCGCCTTCCTCCTCTACACCCACCCCCAGCGCATCCAGCGCTCCGGTCTGCTCATCCTCGGCCCCAACCGCACCTTCCTCTCCTACATCGCGGAGGTGCTGCCCGCCCTCGGCGAGACCAACGTCCGCCAGACCACGCTCCTCGACGAGATCGCCCGCCACCCGGCCACCGGCACCGACACTCCGTCCGCCGCGGCCCTCAAGCACGACCCGCGCATGGCCGAGGTGCTGCGCCGGGCCCTTTACGGGCGGGTCACGACCGACCGCGTCGCCGACCTCGCCGTGCCCGACGGCACCTACCGCTGGCGGGTGTCCGCCGACACCCTGACCCGCATCGTCCAGGAGGTACGCGCCGAGCAGCCGCCGTACGCCATCGGCCGCGAGCGCGTCCGCACCCGGGTCGTACGACTCCTGCGGCAGCGGGCGGAGCGGCGCGCCGGAACCGTGCCGGCCGCCTGGGTCCGCCGGATCGAGCGGGCCCGGGCGCTGACCGACCAATTGGACGTGGTGTGGCCGAAGGCGCGCCCGGAGGAGGTGCTCCACGAACTCCTCACGGACGCCGCCCGGTTGGCGCGGGCGGCCGACGGCCTGCTGGCCCCCGGCGAGCAGGCGGCACTGCAAGGGCACGCCCGCCCACCCCGCTCCTGCAAGTCCGCCCGCTGGTCACCCGCCGACCTCGTCCTCCTCGACGAGATCGCCGGACTGATCGAACACCCCGAGGGCTACGGCCACCTGGTCGTCGACGAGGCGCAGGACCTCTCCCCGATGGAGTGCCGGGCCATCGCCCGCCGCGCCGCCTTCGGCTCGCTGACCGTCCTCGGCGACCTGGCGCAGGGCACCACCCCCTGGGCGGCCCGCAGCTGGCAGGACCAGCTGCGTCACCTGGGCAAGCCGGACGCGCCGGTGATCCCGCTGACCACGGGCTTCCGCGTGCCGGCGGCCGTCCTGGACCTCGCCAACCGCCTGCTGGCCCGCCTGGGGGTGCCGGTCCCCGGCGCGACCTCCCTCCGCCGTGACGGCGAACTGACCCTCCGCCCGACGGGCGACGTCATGACGGCAACCGTGACCGCCGTACGCGAAGCACTCGCCCACGAGGGCTCGATCGGAGTGGTGGCGGCGGACACCGAAGTGGGCGCACTGCAAGCGGCGTTGAAAGCCGCCCGAGTCGATGCACCCCGGGTCTCCGTCGTGCCCGCGAGCCTGGTGAAGGGCCTGGAGTACGACCACGTGATCGCCGTCGAACCGGCCGCCGTGGCCGAGGCGGAGGAACGCGGCGCACACCGGCTGTACGTCGTCCTCACCCGAGCGGTCTCCCGCCTGGACGTGATCCACGCCAGACCCCTCCCGTTCTGAGGCTCAGCCACCCAGCAGCGGCACCAACTCCCGCTCCTCGTACTCCAGATGTGCCTCCAGTTCGCCCGCGAGCCGCTCCACCTCGGCCTGCGCGGCCGCCGCGTGTGGCGTCCGGTAGGTGGTGATGTCGATCGATGGTTGGTCACATAACCGCCTCTTCCGGGCTCGGCCCACGACCCGCACGTTGTCGTGATCGGCCAGATCAAGTAGGGTCACCCGACGTGAACACCGGACCGGCGCTACGCCACACACGGATTGGCCACCCGGTGGAGGGCTGATCACGCAGCGGGTGCGGAGAAGGCGCCCCCTCAGTTCGGCACGCGGACCTCCCAGTGCTCGTGCACCGCGAGTCCGTTTTTCGCATCGAACAATACTGAGGTCAGCCGAATGACAGTCACGTTCAACCACACCATCATCGCTGCCAAGGACCGCCACGAGTCGGCCCGCTTCTTCCGAGAGCTGTTGGAACTGCCGGAAGCGCCTTCCTGGGGCCCGTTCACCAACATTCAGCTCGCCGATGGTGTGCTGCTGCAGTTCGCCGAGCCGCCGGTGGAGATCCAGATGCAGCATTACGCGTTCCTGATCGACGACGAGCTGTTCGATCGGGCGTACCGGCGGCTCTGTGACCAAGGCATCGAGCACTGGGCCGATCCCCAGATGCGACGCTCGGGCGAGATCAACAACGAGCACGGCGGCCGAGGCGTGTACTTCAAGGACCCCGGCGGCCACGCGATCGAGCTGATCACCCGCCCATACCTGTAGCCGGGGCGGAGTCTGGTCGGGCACCCGAAATGTGGTGCCCGACCAGGCAATCGGCTGAGCCGAAACCACGGTGAGCCAGCCGCAGCCGGGGCTGCCGGTGGCCAACTACGGGTCGACAAACCGGCCAGCGGCGATCCGGTGCGCGACGCAATGACCTGCACCTTCCAGTTCCGCAGCGCCAGAACGGTGCGTCAGGTGCAGAGAGTTGGCGCCGGCCAATCCGGGCTTCGAGGTCGGCGACGCGGCGGTCTTGGAAGCGGAGGCTGGAGCGGGCGGCCTTGAGCCTTCCGTCGAGGGCGCGGATGCC
Coding sequences within it:
- a CDS encoding TetR/AcrR family transcriptional regulator, encoding MYQDVSDIAVRLFLERGFDAVSVAEVAAEAGISKPTLFRYFPAKEDLVLHRIADHETEAARIVTAAPAGPLAALRRHFLDGLDRADPVTGLNDHPQVLAFHTLLYGTPALVARAYGHLERSEAALAEALGGDLDARLAAGQIIAVQRILAQDNWRRIAAGEAVEAVRPDAVRAAERAFDRLEAGFPHLTASETG
- a CDS encoding AAA family ATPase, with product MTSSPPVSPAAALRTERAYHDTCRGALTAMVDGAAHQVVTGEDVSASGADAEVLGYQLRSRAKALRELPPGPLFFGRLDFTDTDPEHGGQSYHVGRLRITEDPAAPPLVVDWRAPVSRAFYQASTRTPQGVEVRRRFGWAPGSRGDSADLTGLEDEHLAGAGEDRDGPVSEIVTQEIERPRVGPMRDIAATIQPEQDDLVRAGLATSVCVQGAPGTGKTAVGLHRAAFLLYTHPQRIQRSGLLILGPNRTFLSYIAEVLPALGETNVRQTTLLDEIARHPATGTDTPSAAALKHDPRMAEVLRRALYGRVTTDRVADLAVPDGTYRWRVSADTLTRIVQEVRAEQPPYAIGRERVRTRVVRLLRQRAERRAGTVPAAWVRRIERARALTDQLDVVWPKARPEEVLHELLTDAARLARAADGLLAPGEQAALQGHARPPRSCKSARWSPADLVLLDEIAGLIEHPEGYGHLVVDEAQDLSPMECRAIARRAAFGSLTVLGDLAQGTTPWAARSWQDQLRHLGKPDAPVIPLTTGFRVPAAVLDLANRLLARLGVPVPGATSLRRDGELTLRPTGDVMTATVTAVREALAHEGSIGVVAADTEVGALQAALKAARVDAPRVSVVPASLVKGLEYDHVIAVEPAAVAEAEERGAHRLYVVLTRAVSRLDVIHARPLPF
- a CDS encoding phosphotransferase, with the protein product MGAPPVPRAAAGRPARRVTADAVVRAFLTRAVAKGDARPVGTFPHRTYVLPLSEPLAGLLNRPPGTPVTVRLRPADAPPLAIRTWDGEREILRAVRRALPDVPECLAEGDGYTVHSHVDGGTPLARLCADGKPVGALYLTAVADLFATLVQVRGTALPPLPPAWPRNHTDSQAFLRTLAHLADRQVRRPNWPRFGGLFTALGIPEDALIRLAGRVPAMARRPYSLLHGDLHRHNLLVPPGGEPSLLPVGWEPAGYGDPLHDLAVHLVRMRYPDHQRDEVVDTWADAVRRVRPAAVHGLARDLPHYLAFERAQSVYPGVIRAAQSLADSLDEQSLDRATAAVHGALTAAAGPLGLGRVPGEPEIERVLLRWRTSAWAAPATSNGPAPGTRTGTSNGPAPATSDGPAPATRTSTSDAPAPGTRTGTSNGPAPGTITVRWRPDRRVPEHPDFPHRAVHDALLREGAAPADRVFKGTAHLNSVLQVPGVPFPVVVRRLLPGVTRRERGPLSEHAVLRAIERSGAAVAAPRVLALGESHVPDLPGARAHPGDRFTIHTYEGPRDPGRGPAHPVGGLLPHEADGLVDQLAALTEVDHVQVDPVAGRLGFYHWLSDQLVALVDGLPAESRRLARFLGLPGPHRLREILARHDVTPRAPALLHGDLNPWNLVRRDGALALTLIDWEMALVGDPLYDLVRHMHLTPTRPEIRDRMFRRWERTLPAGHTRDWRHDWRVYRWIEIVRSAYVDLDRLVTGAGLDAPNVRRALESYAMTLAAATASLGLAAPRRNQPHPLWPAGARHATPGGP
- a CDS encoding VOC family protein, whose amino-acid sequence is MTVTFNHTIIAAKDRHESARFFRELLELPEAPSWGPFTNIQLADGVLLQFAEPPVEIQMQHYAFLIDDELFDRAYRRLCDQGIEHWADPQMRRSGEINNEHGGRGVYFKDPGGHAIELITRPYL